The sequence below is a genomic window from Methylotuvimicrobium sp. KM2.
TCTGGAAGTTGGAGCTTCCGGGTTGCAACTGAGCTGAATCATTAGAGCTTAAACCGGAAAATCAAACGCTTCTTTAGTAACAGGGATGTCTTGCGCGTCCATCATCTGAGCAACACGCTGCAGTGATGCAATAATCATCAGCTGTTCCCATTCCTGTAATTTGCTGAATTCCCGTGTAAAGCGATCCTGCAAGGGGATAGGAGCATTTATTAGCATTTCCGTGGCAGCTTCAGTCATATAGACATGGACTTTTCGCTTATCAGTCTGGGAGCGCTGCCGGAACACTAGTTGACGTTTTTCCAGGCGATCCAGAATTGTTGTCACAGTCGCTTGGCTGAGACTCATGTCCTGAGCTAGCTCGCCAATGGTCAGTTGACCTTTGGCGCGTAGTGTCTGTAATAAAAGAATCTGAGGTGCGGTCAGGCTAGTGGTCTTTGCCAGATATTTTGAGTGCAGGTCGGTGGCGCGAATCACTCTGCGTAATGCGACCAGCACTTCTTCAATTTGATTCAGCAAATGTTCCTTTTCAACCGGATTTAAGTCGAGCGTATCCAGCGAATGAGGAGCGTGCGGTTGTGGGTTTTGCATCATTAATCACCGATCATTGAAATAGAGTCAGTCGCGTTACAAAGCCATTATTGTATACCCATCGAAGATCAAAATTCGGCGCCTCCGCGGGTGCTACCGAAATTTGAAGTACGAAAGGCATAATTTGATATGACATCTAATTAAAATTAAGCAAAAGTACGCGGCCTGGACATTTAAATTATTTAGTGTACTATATATTATGTTTTCCAGTGAAGCCAGAATATTTGTGCTGATGGCTAATAAAATCATGATTTAAGCTCGGCTTATCCAATTAAAGCCGAGTTAATTGCACAGAAATCTAAATAATAGAGTTGTTTATATGTTGTCTGATAAAACTCCCTCGCCCATCATTACACTTAGCCAGCCTACTGCCGAAGTTGGGGCGCAGGTGCATCGGCTGATTAGCGAGTGTCCGCCCCTGGATCCCAATTCGATGTACTGCAATTTGCTGCAGAGCAGCCATTTTTCTGAAACGGCGGTGGCGGCCAAAATTGGCGATGAGTTGGTTGGTTTTGTCTCGGGTTATCGTATTCCGCAACGTCCGGATACATTGTTTGTCTGGCAGGTGGCTGTCGGCGAAAAAGCCCGAGGTCAAGGGCTTGCCACGCGGATGCTCTTAGCCATTCTGGCGCGGCCGGCCAATCAGGATATCAACCGAATCGAAACGACCATCACCCCGAACAATAAGGCCTCATGGGCCCTGTTTGAGGGGTTGGCAAAAAAATTGGATACCCAAATTGGCAGTGCTGTGATGTTTGACAAGACACGCCATTTTGCAGATCAACATGAAACCGAAATGCTGGTGAAGGTCGGGCCGTTCAAAGCGGTTCAGGCTTAATCGCTACACTATTATCCCATCTTGCTCAGGAGAGAATTAGAATGAAAATCTTTGAAGAAATTGAATCGGAAGTTCGTTCGTATGCCCGCGCTTTTCCACGGGTGTTTGATCGCGCCCAAGGCGCAAAAATCTATGACCATGAAGGTAATGAATACCTGGACTTTCTCGCCGGTGCAGGTTCCTTGAATTACGGTCACAATCACCCGGTATTCAAGGAAAAGCTGCTTGAGTATATCCAGAATGATGGCATCACGCAGGGCTTGGACTTGCATACCCGTGCCAAAGGAGAGTTTTTGGAAAGTTTTAATGAGCACATCCTCAAGCCGCGGAATTTGGACTACATAGTGATGTTTACCGGTCCCACCGGCACCAACGCGGTTGAAGCGGCACTGAAGATTGCCCGTAAAAAAACCGGTCGTGAAAATATTATTTCGTTTACCAATGGCTGGCATGGCCAGACGCTGGGGTCGCTGTCGGTTACCGGCAATTCCACTCACCGTGGCGGCGCCGGCATTGCTTTGCATGGCTCAACCCGTATTCCCTATGACGGCTATCTGGGTGATGATTTCGATACCACCAATTTGCTCGACAAAATGCTGTCGGATTCCAGCAGTGGCGTCGATAAACCGGCTGCCGTCATCGTTGAAACGGTCCAGGGCGAAGGCGGTATCAACGCCGCGTCAATGACGTGGTTAAAAAGCCTGTCGGAAATCTGCAAACGCCATGATGTGTTGCTGATTATTGATGATATCCAGGCCGGTTGCGGTCGCACCGGCACTTTCTTTAGCTTTGAAGAAGCCGGAATTTATCCTGATATTGTGACCTTGTCGAAATCGCTCAGCGGGTATGGTTTGCCGTTAGCCATCGTTCTGATGAAACCCGAAATCGATCAATGGTCACCAGGCGAGCACAATGGCACCTTCCGAGGTAACAATCATGCCTTTGTCACCGCCAAGGCGGCGATTGATCACTTCTGGAAAGACGACGGCTTTGCCAAAGAGGTCCAGCGCAAAGGCCGGTACATTGCCGATCGTGTAGATGTTATTGTCGCCAAGTATGGCGAGGGTAACTTCAACTCGCATGGGCGAGGTATGTTCCGAGGCATTAACTGTGTCAGCGGTGATTTGGCCGGTCAGATTACCCGCAGA
It includes:
- a CDS encoding MarR family transcriptional regulator — translated: MMQNPQPHAPHSLDTLDLNPVEKEHLLNQIEEVLVALRRVIRATDLHSKYLAKTTSLTAPQILLLQTLRAKGQLTIGELAQDMSLSQATVTTILDRLEKRQLVFRQRSQTDKRKVHVYMTEAATEMLINAPIPLQDRFTREFSKLQEWEQLMIIASLQRVAQMMDAQDIPVTKEAFDFPV
- the ectA gene encoding diaminobutyrate acetyltransferase yields the protein MLSDKTPSPIITLSQPTAEVGAQVHRLISECPPLDPNSMYCNLLQSSHFSETAVAAKIGDELVGFVSGYRIPQRPDTLFVWQVAVGEKARGQGLATRMLLAILARPANQDINRIETTITPNNKASWALFEGLAKKLDTQIGSAVMFDKTRHFADQHETEMLVKVGPFKAVQA
- the ectB gene encoding diaminobutyrate--2-oxoglutarate transaminase; this translates as MKIFEEIESEVRSYARAFPRVFDRAQGAKIYDHEGNEYLDFLAGAGSLNYGHNHPVFKEKLLEYIQNDGITQGLDLHTRAKGEFLESFNEHILKPRNLDYIVMFTGPTGTNAVEAALKIARKKTGRENIISFTNGWHGQTLGSLSVTGNSTHRGGAGIALHGSTRIPYDGYLGDDFDTTNLLDKMLSDSSSGVDKPAAVIVETVQGEGGINAASMTWLKSLSEICKRHDVLLIIDDIQAGCGRTGTFFSFEEAGIYPDIVTLSKSLSGYGLPLAIVLMKPEIDQWSPGEHNGTFRGNNHAFVTAKAAIDHFWKDDGFAKEVQRKGRYIADRVDVIVAKYGEGNFNSHGRGMFRGINCVSGDLAGQITRRCFQKGLIIETSGADDHVVKFLCPLIITDEELEKGIDILEQAIKEVCDKADTIPEGKDFFEGDYSVSEEVSKAGY